One stretch of Paenibacillus sp. FSL R5-0341 DNA includes these proteins:
- a CDS encoding AI-2E family transporter: MEQLTKNKFFRYAIWLLLGLIILYFIWLLRPLLLHIYAFLKTVLAPFIVALIISYVLNPIVSMLGGRKVPRTIAVLLIYAFFLTCIGVILMNVIPVLIEQLEELNEHMPELSMRAQSLMNNMDHKLMPPSVRTGMNSWFFQMEDRLTQGITVLMDNIGATINVLFNVFIVPFLIFYMLKDFEVFERTIVAYLPRSRRKAIVSVMKEIDTALGNYIRGQFIVCVIVGIFAYIGYIVIDMPYALLLASIVAVFNIVPYLGPFLGAAPAVVMASTVSFKMVLLVVIVNTLCQVLESNVISPQVVGRTLHLHPLSIIFALLVGGEMAGIVGLILAVPVFAVLKVIVQHFFAYYIKRRTD; encoded by the coding sequence GTGGAGCAATTAACCAAAAACAAGTTTTTCCGTTACGCGATCTGGCTGCTGCTCGGATTGATCATTTTGTATTTTATATGGCTGCTGCGGCCTTTACTGCTTCACATATATGCTTTCCTGAAAACAGTGCTGGCACCTTTTATCGTAGCTCTTATCATATCCTATGTACTCAATCCGATTGTGAGCATGCTGGGAGGACGCAAGGTGCCGCGTACGATTGCAGTACTGCTCATATATGCCTTTTTCCTGACCTGTATCGGTGTCATTCTGATGAATGTCATTCCAGTATTGATTGAACAGCTGGAGGAACTTAACGAGCATATGCCAGAGCTGTCCATGCGCGCCCAGAGCCTGATGAACAATATGGATCACAAATTAATGCCACCAAGTGTGCGAACAGGCATGAACAGCTGGTTCTTTCAGATGGAGGATCGACTAACTCAAGGGATTACTGTGCTAATGGACAATATCGGGGCGACCATCAATGTGTTGTTCAATGTGTTTATCGTGCCTTTCTTGATCTTCTACATGTTAAAAGACTTTGAGGTGTTCGAACGCACCATTGTGGCGTATCTTCCTCGTTCACGTCGCAAAGCGATTGTCTCGGTGATGAAAGAGATCGATACTGCGCTGGGAAACTACATACGAGGACAGTTTATTGTCTGTGTCATTGTTGGTATCTTTGCCTACATAGGTTATATCGTCATTGATATGCCGTATGCGCTGCTGCTTGCGAGCATTGTGGCGGTGTTTAACATTGTACCCTACCTGGGGCCGTTCCTTGGTGCTGCCCCTGCTGTGGTCATGGCATCGACGGTATCGTTTAAAATGGTGCTACTTGTTGTCATTGTGAACACACTGTGCCAGGTGCTGGAAAGCAACGTTATCTCTCCTCAAGTGGTGGGGCGCACGTTGCATCTGCATCCACTGTCGATTATATTCGCACTGCTCGTCGGAGGTGAAATGGCAGGCATTGTAGGTCTTATTCTGGCGGTGCCCGTTTTTGCCGTCCTGAAGGTG
- a CDS encoding PRC-barrel domain-containing protein, which produces MKLQEMIGLAVFDVEDGKQVGKIQDFIVNDDWEIEGIELENKGLFTNHVKIVQWQDIVAYGEDAVMIRNQQAVRKTGADDIKYTYLLGRSKLKEMSVLTEEGLLLGRVSDVYFDQELGNTIIGIEITDGFVSDLIEGRKWLPCTSDMSIGESAIMVPSLSEQRLENAIHSVNG; this is translated from the coding sequence ATGAAGCTTCAGGAAATGATCGGACTTGCCGTTTTTGATGTTGAGGACGGGAAGCAGGTCGGCAAAATCCAGGATTTCATTGTGAATGATGATTGGGAGATCGAAGGCATTGAGCTTGAGAACAAAGGTCTGTTTACCAATCATGTCAAAATCGTGCAGTGGCAAGATATCGTTGCCTACGGCGAAGATGCCGTCATGATCCGTAATCAACAGGCTGTCCGCAAGACGGGAGCCGACGACATAAAATACACGTACCTCCTCGGTCGGTCTAAATTGAAGGAGATGTCCGTGCTCACCGAAGAAGGTTTGCTGCTTGGGCGTGTCTCCGATGTTTATTTTGACCAAGAGTTGGGAAATACAATAATAGGGATTGAAATTACGGACGGTTTTGTGTCCGATCTGATCGAGGGCCGTAAATGGCTGCCATGTACAAGCGATATGTCCATCGGGGAAAGTGCCATTATGGTGCCGTCTCTGAGTGAACAACGCTTGGAAAATGCCATTCATTCTGTTAATGGATAG
- a CDS encoding Rrf2 family transcriptional regulator, with protein sequence MKISTKGRYGLTIMMELAARTGEGPTSLKSIAERNQLSEHYLEQLIAPLRNAGLVKSIRGAYGGYILAGDPATVTAGDVIRVLEGPISPVDFTEEDDPAKRDLWLRIRDGIAEVLDSTTLKDLITFQDQEKKDSYMFYI encoded by the coding sequence TTGAAAATATCGACAAAAGGCCGTTACGGCCTCACAATCATGATGGAGCTGGCTGCCAGAACAGGCGAAGGCCCTACATCACTTAAAAGCATTGCCGAGCGCAACCAGCTCTCGGAACATTACCTGGAGCAATTGATCGCTCCACTGCGTAATGCAGGACTGGTGAAGAGCATTCGAGGTGCTTACGGCGGTTATATCCTTGCAGGTGATCCTGCAACCGTGACTGCAGGCGACGTGATCCGTGTATTGGAAGGACCCATTTCCCCAGTAGACTTCACGGAGGAAGATGATCCGGCGAAGCGTGATCTATGGTTGCGTATTCGTGACGGGATTGCGGAAGTGTTGGATTCCACAACACTGAAAGACCTGATTACATTCCAGGATCAAGAGAAAAAAGATAGCTACATGTTTTATATTTAA
- a CDS encoding cysteine desulfurase family protein — MKRIYLDHAASTPMHPQVAEAMMNVMTGQFGNASSIHAFGREAKRTVSGARDVIAASLGCFPDELVFTGGGTESDNLAIFGAVSTRQDKGKHVITTAIEHHAVLHTCQELERQGYEVTYLSVDRHGRINLDELQEAIRPDTVLITMMYANNEVGTIQPIRAVGELARKHDILFHTDAVQALGSQNISCKDLPVDLISFSAHKINGPQGVGALYVRRGIVLEARAHGGLQERQRRAGTENIAGIAGFAEALKIASAQAEAHRQHDLELRKLLLEQLEIHVGTEHFHVNGHQEHTLPNILNISFPEVSTETMLMNLDMEGIAVASGSACTSGSLEVSHVLKAMDLPETFLHSAIRFSWGLGNTTEEIMITAEKIGTILGRLRNRP; from the coding sequence ATGAAACGAATTTATTTGGATCACGCCGCATCGACACCTATGCATCCACAAGTCGCAGAAGCGATGATGAACGTCATGACAGGACAATTTGGCAATGCATCAAGTATCCATGCCTTTGGGCGTGAAGCCAAACGGACCGTCAGCGGAGCAAGGGATGTCATTGCGGCGTCTTTGGGCTGTTTCCCGGACGAATTGGTATTCACCGGAGGTGGCACGGAGAGCGACAATCTGGCAATCTTTGGAGCAGTCTCAACAAGACAAGATAAGGGGAAACACGTTATTACGACCGCAATTGAGCACCATGCTGTCTTGCATACGTGTCAGGAATTGGAGCGGCAAGGTTATGAAGTAACCTATCTATCTGTGGATCGTCATGGACGAATAAATCTGGATGAGCTGCAAGAGGCCATTCGACCGGATACGGTGCTGATTACCATGATGTATGCGAATAACGAAGTGGGCACTATTCAACCTATTCGTGCGGTGGGTGAGCTTGCCCGCAAGCATGACATTCTGTTCCATACGGATGCGGTTCAGGCTCTGGGAAGCCAGAATATTTCCTGTAAGGATCTTCCTGTGGATCTGATCAGCTTCTCAGCGCATAAAATCAATGGACCTCAGGGCGTGGGTGCACTCTATGTACGGCGAGGAATTGTGCTGGAAGCAAGAGCACACGGTGGGCTGCAAGAGCGTCAACGACGCGCAGGTACTGAAAATATTGCAGGTATTGCTGGATTTGCAGAGGCCCTCAAGATTGCATCAGCACAAGCGGAGGCGCATCGTCAGCATGATTTGGAATTACGGAAGCTTTTGTTAGAACAGCTTGAGATTCATGTGGGGACGGAGCACTTTCATGTGAATGGGCACCAAGAGCATACGTTGCCAAACATTCTGAATATCAGCTTTCCGGAAGTGTCCACTGAGACGATGTTGATGAATCTGGATATGGAAGGAATCGCAGTGGCAAGCGGATCTGCCTGCACTTCCGGTTCGCTTGAAGTATCTCACGTGCTCAAAGCGATGGATCTGCCTGAGACTTTTTTACACTCTGCGATTCGATTTAGCTGGGGATTGGGTAATACTACGGAAGAAATCATGATAACCGCCGAAAAAATTGGAACCATTCTTGGGCGACTGCGTAATAGACCCTAA